Proteins from a single region of Harmonia axyridis chromosome 4, icHarAxyr1.1, whole genome shotgun sequence:
- the LOC123677595 gene encoding growth hormone-inducible transmembrane protein-like produces the protein MASMMITRMCRGPTFQTLGSLQKLNYVRTAPKNQTFVRLYVSEGRDAAARAARKQTTLKERVMQPTTGKPFAIGAGALAGASALGIGALCYYGLGLSSEVSIIDNATVWPQYVRDRVKATYMYFGGSVCITAASALAAFRSPTIMRFVTRGGIMGLVMSMGAMIGTGILCQSIPYSSGFGVKQLAWVLHTATMGAVLAPLCFMGGPLLVRAAWLTAGVVGGLSAIAVCAPSDKFLYMGGPLAMGLGVVLVSSIGSMFFSPVSALGAGLYSVSMYGGLILFSGFLLYDTQRIVAQAERYSTTPEMYGAKPYDPINACLSIYMDTLNIFIRIAMILSGSSQRRK, from the exons ATGGCTTCGATGATGATCACCAGAATGTGCAGGGGCCCTACATTTCAAACTCTGGGTTCCCTTCAGAAATTAAATTACGTAAGAACTGCACCCAAAAATCAAACCTTCGTCAGATTGTATGTTTCTGAAGGACGAGATGCTGCAGCTAGGGCTGCACGTAAACAAACAACTTTAAAAGAGAGAGTCATGCAACCTACAACAGGAAAAC cATTTGCAATTGGAGCTGGAGCTCTGGCCGGAGCCTCAGCATTGGGCATTGGAGCGTTGTGTTACTATGGATTAGGCCTTTCTAGTGAAGTGAGCATTATTGACAATGCTAC CGTTTGGCCACAATACGTTAGAGATCGAGTTAAAGCAACTTACATGTATTTTGGAGGATCTGTTTGTATAACTGCTGCAAGTGCCTTGGCTGCATTTAGATCTCCAACTATTATGAGATTTGTAACACGAGGAGGTATTATG GGTCTGGTGATGTCCATGGGGGCAATGATTGGAACAGGTATTTTATGTCAAAGTATTCCATATAGTAGTGGATTTGGGGTTAAACAGCTGGCTTGGGTACTACATACAGCTACTATGGGTGCTGTTTTAGCTCCTTTATGTTTTATGGGTGGTCCTCTTCTGGTTAGAGCTGCTTGGTTAACTGCAGGAGTTGTAGGTGGACTGAGTGCTATTGCA GTCTGTGCACCGAGTGATAAGTTTCTTTATATGGGAGGACCTTTGGCAATGGGTCTAGGAGTTGTTTTGGTGTCTTCAATTGGATCTATGTTCTTTTCTCCAGTGAGTGCATTAGGAGCTGGTTTATATTCTGTTTCAATGTATGGTGGACTTATTCTTTTCTCTGGATTTTTACTATATGACACTCAAAGAATTGTTGCCCAGGCTGAACGATATTCTACTACCCCTGAAATGTATGGAGCAAAACCTTATGATCCTATCAATGC GTGTCTTTCTATCTACATGGATACCTTGAACATCTTTATAAGAATAGCTATGATTTTATCTGGAAGTAGTCAGAGAAGAAAGTAA
- the LOC123677598 gene encoding ATP-dependent RNA helicase DHX33 has product MEEENVYNRVVKHKPGPSKFQMKNRPSIIFNINKTNGGPPPAKRIKLTTVSDKPCTITSSSNSNGNTNGTNGTRVNGVKNNIKPKLNINEQRRRLPIFVNRNKLLEIIKSNDTLVVIAETGCGKSTQIPQYIHSLRLEENGCIAVTQPRRVAAISLAKRVAQENCPSMEVGETVGYTVRFEDKTSPRTKIKYMTDGMLLREAMFDRLLMKYTVIILDEAHERTIHTDVLFGIVKEAQKKRKERNVSPLKVIVMSATIDVEKFKSYFNNCKSVYIEGRTFPVNLFYMSDQNDDYQTTCISTFFKIHREAPPDYDVLIFLTGQEEVETAAQQIRLLANDPDVEGPPVKVFTLYAAQSSIQQMNVFQSVPEGHRKVIISTNIAETSVTISGIRYVIDCGMVKVRSFHPSTGLEMLKVQRVSQEQAWQRAGRTGRDAEGCCYRMYTRSQFESMSESTIPEIQRANLTSVVLQLLAIGVHAKKFDFMSKPPEETLDAAFEELKLLGAIEDVETGKLTELGKQMTKFPLDPKFTKIILSAVKYGCVAEALTAVAFLSAESVLLNPTTRKEQAQAVRQKFHSTEGDLMTLINIYREFSNAGKSNKKAWCHEHFLNLRNMLYVKDVRSQLKDICKGLNIEVNSCSNQLKLLRKSLLAGLFMNMAEYNKVDRRYVTLHKKQNAWIHPSSVLHGSSPHLVLFTEMVQTTKCYLRGVTTIESDWLMTVAPEYFQHKNIRTCD; this is encoded by the exons ATGGAAGAAGAAAATGTATATAATCGGGTAGTCAAGCATAAACCAGGtccatcaaaatttcaaatgaagaatAGACCgtccattattttcaatataaataaaactAATGGTGGACCCCCACCAGCAAAAAGAATTAAGTTGACTACTGTTTCTGATAAACCATGTACTATTACAAGCTCTTCAAATTCTAATGGAAATACAAACGGAACTAATGGCACCAGAGTCAATGGAGTCAAGAATAATATTAAGCCTAAATTGAACATAAATGAACAGAGAAGGAGGTTACCTATATTTgtaaatagaaataaattattagaaATCATAAAGTCAAACGACACACTAGTAGTTATTGCTGAGACTGGTTGTGGTAAAAGTACCCAAATTCCACAATACATACATTCTTTAAGACTGGAAGAAAACGGTTGCATAGCAGTGACACAACCTAGAAGGGTAGCTGCAATTAGTTTAGCCAAGAGGGTTGCTCAAGAAAATTGTCCTAGT ATGGAAGTTGGGGAGACAGTAGGATATACAGTACGTTTTGAAGATAAAACCTCTCCAAGGACTAAAATAAAGTATATGACTGATGGAATGTTGCTCAGGGAAGCTATGTTCGATAGACTTTTGATGAAATATACAGTTATTATTTTAGATGAGGCTCATGAGCGAACTATTCATACTGATGTTTTATTTGGTATTGTTAAAGaagctcaaaaaaaaagaaaagaaagaaaTGTATCACCTTTGAAG GTCATTGTGATGTCTGCAACAATTGATgtagaaaaatttaaatcataTTTTAATAACTGTAAGTCAGTATATATTGAAGGAAGGACGTTTCCTGTTAATTTATTCTATATGAGCGACCAAAATGATGATTATCAGACTACATGCATTTCTACCTTCTTCAAAATTCATCGAGAAGCTCCACCAGA TTATGACGTGTTGATATTTTTAACTGGTCAAGAGGAAGTTGAAACAGCCGCACAACAAATAAGGTTATTAGCAAATGACCCAGATGTTGAGGGGCCTCCAGTAAAGGTTTTCACTCTTTATGCCGCTCAATCTTCAATCCAACAAATGAATGTATTTCAGTCAGTTCCTGAAGGACACAGAAAAGTAATCATAAGTACAAATATCGCAGAAACGAGTGTAACTATTAGTGGAATACGTTATGTTATTGACTGTGGAATGGTTAAAGTGAG ATCATTCCATCCATCAACAGGACTTGAGATGTTGAAAGTTCAGAGGGTATCTCAGGAGCAAGCTTGGCAAAGAGCAGGCAGAACAGGTCGTGATGCTGAAGGTTGTTGTTACCGAATGTACACAAGATCTCAGTTTGAGAGTATGTCAGAGTCAacaataccagaaattcaaagggCTAATCTAACTTCTGTAGTTCTGCAATTATTAGCGATAGGGGTGCATGctaaaaaattcgattttatgaGTAAACCACCTGAGGAAACACTTGACGCTGCTTTTGAAGAACTGAAATTATTAGGAGCCATAGAAGATGTAGAAACTGGAAAATTAACGGAATTAGGAAAACAAATGACAAAGTTTCCACTGGAtccaaaattcacaaaaattataCTATCAGCCGTGAAATACGGTTGTGTAGCAGAAGCTCTAACGGCGGTGGCCTTCCTTAGTGCCGAATCTGTCTTACTAAATCCAACCACAAGGAAAGAACAGGCTCAAGCAGTTCGTCAGAAATTTCACTCGACTGAGGGTGATCTCATGACACtgataaatatatacagagaaTTTTCTAATGCTGGAAAAAGTAATAAAAAGGCTTGGTGCCATGAACATTTCCTGAATCTAAGGAATATGTTGTATGTTAAAGATGTGAGATCGCAATTGAAAGATATTTGTAAAGGATTGAACATTGAGGTCAATTCATGTAGCAACCAGTTGAAATTACTCAGGAAAAGTCTTCTTGCAGGATTGTTCATGAATATGGCAGAGTATAACAAAGTAGATCGACGTTATGTAACG TTACACAAAAAGCAAAATGCGTGGATACATCCGAGTTCAGTTCTTCATGGAAGCTCACCTCATTTAGTGCTCTTCACTGAAATGGTGCAAACAACAAAGTGTTACCTACGAGGAGTGACAACAATAGAGAGTGATTGGTTGATGACAGTTGCACCTGAATATTTCCAACATAAAAATATAAGGACATGTGATTAG